The Caldicellulosiruptor changbaiensis genome has a segment encoding these proteins:
- the hslU gene encoding ATP-dependent protease ATPase subunit HslU, with amino-acid sequence MNELTPQEIVRELDKYIVGQERAKRCVAIALRNRYRRAKLPKELQDEITPKNILMVGPTGVGKTEIARRLAKLVNAPFVKVEATKFTEVGYVGRDVDSMVRDLVENAISLVKSEYMEKMKERAKALVEDRILEILVPEPHARKAGFKNPFEALFGAPSQEPEQTYQTTDDYIRTQREILREKLRSGELEDKVIEVEVEDTVKPPFEMIMGTISDEMGISFQDVFGSLFPKKKKKKKMTIREAREVLEQEEYNKLIDMDEVIKEAIHRAEQHGIIFIDEIDKIAGRGSGVGPDVSREGVQRDILPIVEGSTVMTKYGPVKTDHILFIAAGAFHVAKVSDLIPELQGRFPVVVELHPLTEEDFKKILTQPKNAITKQYIELMKTEGVNITFTDDAIEAIAKVAVKINEQSENIGARRLHTVVEKIMEDISFEYANVEKPIDVVIDKDYVYSKVSDMIKDKDLNRFII; translated from the coding sequence ATGAATGAATTAACACCTCAAGAGATAGTAAGAGAACTTGACAAGTATATAGTTGGTCAAGAGAGGGCAAAAAGGTGTGTGGCCATTGCCCTGAGAAATAGGTACAGGCGTGCAAAGCTCCCAAAAGAGCTTCAAGATGAAATAACACCCAAGAATATTTTGATGGTGGGACCAACAGGTGTTGGTAAGACAGAGATTGCAAGACGGCTTGCAAAGCTTGTAAATGCTCCCTTTGTAAAGGTTGAGGCAACTAAATTCACCGAAGTTGGATATGTTGGAAGAGATGTTGATTCAATGGTTCGAGACCTTGTGGAAAATGCGATTTCTCTTGTCAAGAGCGAGTACATGGAGAAGATGAAGGAAAGAGCAAAGGCACTTGTTGAAGATAGAATTCTGGAGATATTAGTCCCTGAACCTCATGCGAGAAAGGCAGGGTTTAAAAATCCTTTTGAGGCGCTTTTTGGTGCTCCATCGCAAGAACCCGAACAGACTTACCAGACAACAGATGACTATATCAGAACACAAAGAGAAATTTTAAGAGAAAAGCTTAGGTCTGGTGAGCTTGAGGACAAGGTAATAGAGGTTGAGGTAGAGGACACTGTAAAACCTCCATTTGAGATGATAATGGGCACAATCTCTGATGAGATGGGAATATCGTTTCAGGATGTGTTTGGGTCTCTGTTTCCTAAAAAGAAAAAAAAGAAGAAGATGACAATAAGAGAAGCGCGAGAGGTTTTGGAGCAAGAAGAGTACAATAAACTGATTGACATGGATGAGGTTATAAAAGAAGCAATCCATCGTGCAGAACAGCATGGAATAATATTTATTGATGAGATTGACAAGATAGCTGGCAGGGGTTCAGGTGTAGGTCCGGATGTGTCAAGAGAAGGTGTGCAAAGAGACATCTTACCTATTGTTGAGGGTAGCACTGTCATGACAAAGTACGGGCCTGTCAAGACAGACCATATTTTGTTTATTGCAGCAGGAGCTTTTCATGTTGCAAAGGTCTCGGATTTAATACCAGAGTTGCAGGGAAGGTTTCCTGTTGTTGTTGAGCTACATCCTTTGACGGAAGAGGACTTTAAAAAGATTTTGACACAGCCAAAAAATGCTATTACAAAACAGTATATTGAGCTTATGAAGACAGAGGGTGTGAACATCACGTTTACTGATGATGCAATAGAGGCTATTGCAAAGGTTGCTGTGAAGATAAATGAGCAAAGTGAAAATATTGGTGCGCGAAGACTTCATACTGTTGTTGAGAAGATAATGGAGGATATATCGTTTGAGTATGCGAATGTCGAAAAGCCAATTGATGTTGTGATTGACAAAGACTATGTATATTCTAAGGTTTCAGACATGATAAAGGACAAGGACCTGAATAGATTTATCATCTAA
- the codY gene encoding GTP-sensing pleiotropic transcriptional regulator CodY, whose translation MQQSLLEKVRKINRIVQSKEKEILDFQKLCCVLGDVTDSSVFFIDANGKVFSKYLMPFVNVDLKLSENERLSSEIQKFLWSFVDTRVNLTLSEIARVVEIESTKVDIKDVVCAIIPIIGGTRRFGTVFSLKSYANFTEDDVILLEYVATIIGFDLLNLTKEEDEEEKKKREMIRSAIDTLSISELEALIHIFEELKTNEGLLVASKIADKVGITRSVIVNALRKFESAGLIETRSLGLKGTYIKVLNDMVRSEIEKYKDKLKVK comes from the coding sequence ATGCAGCAAAGTCTTCTCGAAAAGGTCAGAAAGATAAACAGGATTGTTCAAAGCAAAGAAAAAGAAATTCTGGATTTTCAAAAGCTCTGCTGTGTTTTAGGTGATGTCACAGATTCAAGTGTATTTTTCATTGACGCAAATGGTAAAGTGTTTAGCAAGTATCTTATGCCATTTGTAAATGTTGATCTAAAACTTTCTGAAAACGAAAGGCTAAGTTCAGAGATTCAAAAGTTTTTGTGGTCATTTGTTGACACAAGGGTAAATTTAACACTTTCTGAAATAGCAAGGGTTGTCGAGATTGAAAGTACAAAGGTTGATATAAAAGATGTGGTTTGCGCAATAATACCTATAATAGGTGGCACAAGGCGATTTGGGACAGTATTTTCTCTTAAAAGCTATGCTAATTTTACAGAAGATGATGTAATTCTTTTAGAGTATGTTGCTACTATTATTGGGTTTGACCTTTTGAACTTGACAAAAGAAGAGGATGAAGAAGAAAAGAAGAAAAGAGAAATGATAAGATCTGCAATTGACACACTTTCAATTTCAGAACTTGAAGCTCTAATTCACATATTTGAGGAGCTGAAGACAAACGAAGGGCTTTTGGTGGCAAGTAAGATAGCAGATAAGGTAGGAATTACAAGATCTGTAATTGTAAATGCCCTCAGAAAGTTTGAAAGTGCAGGACTTATTGAAACAAGGTCTTTGGGACTAAAAGGCACTTATATTAAGGTGTTAAATGACATGGTAAGAAGTGAGATTGAAAAGTATAAGGATAAACTAAAGGTAAAGTGA
- the flgB gene encoding flagellar basal body rod protein FlgB gives MINMFDKIDFYKKALDYAWKRNEVISNNIANADTPGYKAKDLNFKAFLQAYLNDQNNLELITTDKRHIKAEQSSGTSTKDRAIEILDSSFQMRLDGNTVDIEQEMGKLLQNSLYFDGVSLQLSREINKWKTVIKEGR, from the coding sequence ATGATTAATATGTTTGACAAGATAGACTTTTATAAAAAAGCTTTGGATTATGCGTGGAAAAGGAACGAAGTTATCTCAAACAATATTGCCAATGCCGACACCCCCGGATATAAAGCTAAGGATTTAAATTTCAAAGCGTTTTTGCAAGCATATTTAAATGACCAAAATAACTTGGAGCTCATAACAACAGACAAAAGACATATAAAAGCAGAGCAAAGTTCTGGTACCAGTACTAAAGATAGGGCGATTGAGATTTTAGACAGTAGCTTTCAGATGAGACTTGATGGAAATACAGTCGACATTGAGCAAGAGATGGGAAAACTTTTGCAAAACTCTCTGTACTTTGACGGTGTAAGCCTTCAGCTTTCCAGAGAGATAAACAAATGGAAAACAGTTATAAAAGAAGGTAGGTGA
- the flgC gene encoding flagellar basal body rod protein FlgC, which translates to MGMFDAINISASALHAQRVRMDVIAQNIANANTTRTEDGTPYRRKIVVFEERKRSFGDILNEKLNASSDTYAGVRVKAIIEDTSPFKKVYDPTHPDSDQNGYVNYPNVDIVTEMVNMIEASRAYEANVTAMNITKSMITRIFEIGK; encoded by the coding sequence ATGGGAATGTTCGATGCTATAAATATCTCGGCCTCAGCTTTGCATGCCCAAAGAGTAAGAATGGATGTAATTGCCCAGAACATTGCAAATGCTAACACAACGCGCACGGAAGATGGCACTCCTTACAGGAGGAAGATTGTTGTGTTTGAAGAAAGAAAACGAAGTTTTGGTGATATATTGAATGAGAAATTAAATGCAAGCAGTGATACATACGCTGGTGTTAGAGTAAAAGCAATTATTGAAGATACAAGCCCGTTTAAAAAGGTCTATGACCCCACTCATCCAGATAGCGACCAAAATGGCTATGTGAACTACCCTAATGTTGACATTGTTACTGAAATGGTCAATATGATTGAGGCCTCTCGCGCATATGAAGCAAATGTCACTGCTATGAATATTACGAAATCTATGATAACAAGGATATTTGAGATAGGAAAGTAA
- the fliE gene encoding flagellar hook-basal body complex protein FliE — MIGSINFDSISKLFEKQFSDVGKNEKSNSSTSFIDFLYKALEGVDNLQKEADYQNQLFTLGLTSNPQDAIVASEKASMALQLTLQIRNKILDAYNEIMRMQV; from the coding sequence ATGATAGGAAGTATTAATTTTGATAGTATATCAAAACTTTTTGAAAAGCAATTTTCAGATGTAGGTAAAAATGAAAAATCAAACTCTTCCACATCGTTTATAGACTTTCTTTACAAAGCGTTAGAAGGCGTTGATAATCTTCAAAAAGAAGCAGATTATCAAAATCAGCTCTTTACTCTTGGTCTTACGTCAAATCCCCAAGATGCAATTGTTGCGTCTGAAAAGGCGTCAATGGCACTGCAGCTTACTTTACAGATTCGAAACAAGATTTTAGATGCTTACAATGAGATTATGCGTATGCAGGTGTAG
- the fliF gene encoding flagellar basal-body MS-ring/collar protein FliF, translating into MPQFLNDFLKSIKERLDKLSKSQKIMLIVSSSIIILSVIIALYVTTRPHYVVLFSGLDPKDAAQIQQTLLEQKIDSKVTNGGTTILVKDTDIDKAKMAAALSGYPKSSEITFEDALKLSSSMTATESDKRRTFIKLKESEIQRALKEMTDYIDDAVVNLSVPEDYTFALKDETTKPTASVKLTLKKSLSSDQIEGIQRFVAASVEGLLPENVVIIDNKGNYLSDNSFDGSEGISSKQLQIKIATKNEIERKVKELLGNYVSSPEDVKVSVNLDMNFDMQKVSETKYSPVLEDSGIVVSRKTTKEEAQSTNAGASGIPGTDTNPTQNNPQYPLGSQGGQSSYSKTDETVNYQNNEKKIETIKAPGTINYDKSSIAVVLYRYVTYRQEDYEKTNQAKTMSWDEFKLQNQNNKRSFLTDQKEVENIVNLVKSATGIQNVTVEGYEIPTFVDKPQRQIPLDYIYVAFAFLLLMAFAISLLIKSLKVKPAKQVELAGVGGVSIPSEQEKVEEILQEAQKKKEEQPIEEINIEEFGVSQYEKQIDKLLREKPEVVAQLLRNWLNEDWE; encoded by the coding sequence TTGCCTCAATTTTTAAATGATTTTTTAAAGAGTATAAAAGAGAGGTTAGACAAACTTTCTAAATCGCAGAAAATAATGCTTATTGTATCATCTTCTATAATCATATTATCGGTAATAATTGCTCTTTACGTTACTACACGACCTCATTATGTAGTTCTTTTTTCAGGCCTTGACCCAAAGGATGCAGCGCAGATACAACAAACTCTTCTTGAGCAAAAGATTGATTCAAAGGTGACAAATGGTGGTACAACTATTTTAGTAAAAGATACTGATATTGATAAAGCTAAAATGGCAGCAGCACTTTCTGGTTATCCTAAAAGTAGTGAGATTACATTTGAAGATGCTCTAAAGCTTTCAAGCTCAATGACAGCGACAGAGTCGGACAAGAGGAGAACGTTTATAAAACTAAAAGAGAGCGAAATTCAAAGGGCTTTAAAGGAGATGACTGATTACATAGACGATGCAGTTGTGAACTTGAGTGTGCCTGAAGACTATACATTTGCCTTAAAGGATGAGACTACAAAACCCACTGCAAGTGTGAAACTCACACTCAAAAAAAGTTTGTCAAGCGACCAGATAGAAGGCATTCAAAGATTTGTTGCTGCATCGGTAGAAGGACTTTTACCTGAGAATGTGGTAATAATTGATAATAAAGGAAATTACCTTTCTGATAACTCATTTGATGGTAGCGAAGGAATTTCAAGCAAACAACTCCAGATAAAGATTGCAACCAAGAATGAAATAGAAAGAAAGGTAAAAGAACTTCTTGGAAACTATGTAAGCTCACCTGAGGATGTAAAGGTTTCCGTAAATTTAGATATGAATTTTGATATGCAAAAGGTAAGCGAAACAAAGTATAGCCCTGTTTTAGAGGACAGTGGGATAGTTGTCTCAAGAAAGACAACTAAGGAAGAGGCACAAAGTACGAATGCAGGGGCAAGTGGTATACCAGGTACTGATACAAACCCCACTCAAAATAATCCCCAATACCCACTTGGCAGTCAAGGTGGGCAGTCTTCATATTCAAAGACTGATGAGACAGTAAATTACCAAAATAATGAAAAAAAGATTGAGACAATTAAAGCACCTGGTACAATCAACTATGACAAGTCATCAATTGCAGTTGTGCTCTATAGATATGTTACTTACAGACAGGAAGACTATGAAAAGACTAATCAGGCGAAAACAATGAGCTGGGATGAGTTTAAGCTTCAAAACCAGAACAACAAAAGGTCATTTTTAACAGACCAAAAAGAGGTTGAGAATATTGTAAACCTTGTAAAAAGCGCAACAGGGATTCAAAATGTCACAGTTGAAGGATATGAAATTCCAACATTTGTTGACAAACCACAAAGGCAGATTCCACTTGATTATATCTATGTTGCGTTTGCATTTTTACTTTTGATGGCGTTTGCTATTAGTCTTTTGATAAAATCTCTCAAGGTCAAGCCTGCAAAACAGGTTGAACTTGCAGGGGTGGGTGGAGTAAGTATACCTTCAGAGCAAGAGAAGGTTGAAGAGATTTTACAAGAGGCACAGAAGAAGAAAGAAGAGCAGCCAATTGAAGAGATAAATATAGAGGAATTTGGTGTAAGCCAATATGAAAAGCAGATAGATAAGCTTCTTCGCGAAAAGCCGGAGGTTGTTGCTCAGCTTCTTAGAAACTGGCTTAATGAAGATTGGGAGTGA